Below is a window of Corynebacterium kalinowskii DNA.
GAGCTGGGTGCACTGTCCACCGGCCTGGCCGGAGGCCTGACTTCCCTCGTCGAGCACTACGCTGGCTTTGCCACTACTGGTGGCACCCGCGCCAGCCGTCTCCAGCAATCGATGGCAGAAGTGGACCGCTACTGTCGCCAGCTCACCCGACACCTGATCAATTCGCTAGTGGGACTTCCAACCGTGCATGTGCTGGGGGTGTCCGGGGAAGCCGCAGGCAAGGATGCTATCTATCTCGATCGCGTGCCGCGCGTGACTTTTATGGTGCCTGGCGTCCCCGCGGTCACCGTGCAGCGGCGGCTTTTGACCAATGGCCTGGTCACGGATTTGTGTCCACACGATCCGTTGCTGGAAGCGATGGGCGCCTTTGAAGAAGGCGGTGCCATCACCATCGGCCTGGCGGCGTACAACACGATGAACGACGTGGATCAGTTGACCCGGGTGCTCGCTTCGCTCGCTTGATCATCAAGAGCTGGGACCGGGGCGGTTGCTTCACGTCGCCACCACAGCACCGTCAGTACCAGCAGCACGACCATGAGGATGTTGCGGGTAGCAAGTGCCAGAGTCGGCATGAAGTCCGGGTCGTTAGTCATGAGGCTGTCGTAATTGCCCGGGTAAACGTACTGCGTGAGCCACGTAATCGCGAGCACGACTACTGCGTTGATCTTGGCCAAGCGATTCGGCGTAAAACACAGGATGACCGCGGTTATTGGCGCGAGCCACACCATGTACTGCGGGGAAAACACCTTGTTCGTGACCAGCACGGCCACGATCAGCACCATCGCCAAAGCAATTGCTTCCGAGGAGCGCCAGGTGTGTCGGAACAGGCGGCGTAGCACTACAGCCGCCGCGAGCAGCACGGTCAGGTACAGGGCAGCACTGGCGACGCTGGTTGCGGTGTCTACGCCGGGTCCGGTGATCTCAAAGCTTTTCGACGCCGCGTAGCGAATCTGGTACCCGCCGCCACCTGTGGCGGCGAGCACGATGAATGGCGTCGCAGCAATTGACTCGATCTGCAATCCGCGCTCGGCCTGGTAATCCAGGGGAGAAAGGAGCCTGTCGAAGCCCTGTGTGGTGATCGTTACCAGTGCCATGGCCGCCATCGACCCGACAAAAACGCCGATGCGTAGCCAGGACTGTTTGCTCTTCCAGTGGCCCACCAAGGACGCAGCTAACACGCCCGGCCACAGCTTCATCATCGTTGCTGCCGCGAGGAAAGCCGCGGATACCTTGGGATGACGAGCCAGCAGATAGGCGAACACTCCCACGAGGAGACCTGGAACGAGGTCTAGTCGGGTGAGGAAAATCGGACCGACGACGAAGCCGAACAGCACCCAGAAGATGCCCGCCAGGTAGTGCTTGCGGTGAATCAGGAGAGCAAAGAACAACAGGTCCAGGCTGAGGATGAAGCCAACATAATATTGCTCGATGCTGGCCTGATTGTCCGGGGCGAACAGGTCAATCACACGAAGCAGCCAGAGGTTTGCCTCGGGGTACTCCTTCAGGGCCTCACCGCCCTGCTTTTCGTTGGCGAGTTCACTGAAGTAGTAGTGCACGTCACCAAAGATCCAGCGCTGCGGGCCGTAGGTCTGCTTGACCAGTAGCCATCGGCTAGCAGTCCAACCTAAAAGGAGTAGAAGAAAAGGCACCCTTAGATACTAGGCCACGGTGAGTACAATCTTCCCGGTGACTTCGCCTTCTTTGAGTAGCCGATGCGCCTCGGCGGCCTGATCGAGGGGAACAGTGGTGCTGAGCTGGTGCTTGACACGCCCGTCAGCAATCATCGGCCACACCGTCTTTTCAGTATCGGCGACGATGCGTGCCTTGTCTGCTAGATCTCGGGCGCGCAGCGCCGTAGCGGAAATGCTTCCGCGCTTGGTCAGCAGCCTTCCGATATTCAGCTCACCCTTCACGCCGCCCTGCATACCGATGATGACCAGGTGTCCATCCATGGCTAGAGCCTTGATGTTTTGCTCCAAGTACTTCGCGCCCATGATGTCCAAGATCACGTCGCACTTGTTTTTCATCACCTCGGCGAAGTCTTCTTCCTTGTAGTTGATGAGGATGTCCGCGCCAAGTTCCTCGCACAACTGGAGCTTCTCCTGGCTGCCGGCCGTCACAGCAACCGTTACCCCCAGCGCCTTAGCGTATTGGATAGCAAAAGTGCCGATGCCTCCGGCGCCGCCGTGGATCAGTAGTGTGTCGCCGGCCTTTAGACCCGCAAGCTGCATGTTCGAGTGCACGGTGCAGGCCACCTCCACGATGGCGGCGGCCTCGGTCGTCGACAAGCCCTGCGGAATGCTCATGAGCTGCCCTTCCGGGACTGCGACATATTCCGCATAACCACCGCCGGCGAGGAGGCACGCCACCTGCTCGCCCTTGGCTCGTCCGGTGTCGCCGGGGTCGGCGATCTCGCCGGCGCACTCGAGGCCCATAATTTCGCTCGCGCCGGGAGGCGGTGGGTAGTGACCGGCGGCCTGCAGCAAGTCGCCACGGTTTACCCCGGTGGCATGTACCTTGACCAGCACTTCTCCTTCCTTGAGCTCAGGGGCGGGAAGGTCGGTCAGGATGAGTCCGTCATTGATTTCGATAGCTCGCATGACCCCAAGACTACGCAAAATAGCTATTCGGCAAGGGGATACGATATTATTTCTTGCACTGCCGTTTGGCAGCATGAGGAAGTATGGCAGAGCGGCCGAATGCACTGGTCTTGAAAACCAGCGATGGGAAACTATCCGGGGGTTCAAATCCCTCTACTTCCGCAAGTAAAGCCCCATGATCCATGGGGCTTTAGTGCTCTTATTTAGCAAATCTGCTTTTTCCCTGCATCGAGTGTGTGGTGCAGCCTACAATTACTTTCGATAATCACTGTCGGTAGCGAAGCGGGGTGTCTCGGTGTGGAGGAAACGCCACGGCGCGTTCGGTGAAAATGGCCTTGCGGGCATCACCGCGCTGGCGCTGGTGATTTACCTCGCTTCCCGTGCTGTGAATTTCCTGTGGGCGGGCCGAGAAGTGTTCATGCTGGTAGCCATGGCTTTCGCAGGAACTCTGGTGTGGTTGTGTTTTCTGCTGTGGTTCGCTCGAACAGCGCCCGTCGTAGCTGTCTTGGCGTTCCTGGCATACGCGGCGAGCCGCCTCGTGCGAATTGAACAGTGCGGCGTGTACTGGCTCGATGCGCGTTCATATTATGCGCACGACGGCACCTGGCCATTGGCCGAAATGCTGGTAGCAGTGGCGTTCGGTCTGCTCACCTACGCGCTGTGGCGCACTCATGAGGTGCCCCGCCCGGTGTTACTGCTTTTTATTGTGTACATCGCGGTGACACTGGTGCGCGCCATGGTGGTCGATTCTGTCGATATCGGCACCCACGCGGAGCTGACCTTCTTCCGAAACCTCTCCGGCGGATTGTGCTATTCCTATCTCGTGGCCTACTTCCTCGTGGAATCTCGCACCGTGCGAGGCTAAGGGCCGAATAGGTTATGCTGAGCGTGTGAAAAAAGCGCTCCTTCTTGCTCTTATGCTGCTGTTTGGGGCCACCCCGGCGCACGCCGTGCCGACCCCCTTTACGGACCAAGGCT
It encodes the following:
- a CDS encoding glycosyltransferase 87 family protein, translated to MPFLLLLLGWTASRWLLVKQTYGPQRWIFGDVHYYFSELANEKQGGEALKEYPEANLWLLRVIDLFAPDNQASIEQYYVGFILSLDLLFFALLIHRKHYLAGIFWVLFGFVVGPIFLTRLDLVPGLLVGVFAYLLARHPKVSAAFLAAATMMKLWPGVLAASLVGHWKSKQSWLRIGVFVGSMAAMALVTITTQGFDRLLSPLDYQAERGLQIESIAATPFIVLAATGGGGYQIRYAASKSFEITGPGVDTATSVASAALYLTVLLAAAVVLRRLFRHTWRSSEAIALAMVLIVAVLVTNKVFSPQYMVWLAPITAVILCFTPNRLAKINAVVVLAITWLTQYVYPGNYDSLMTNDPDFMPTLALATRNILMVVLLVLTVLWWRREATAPVPALDDQASEASTRVN
- a CDS encoding NAD(P)H-quinone oxidoreductase — protein: MRAIEINDGLILTDLPAPELKEGEVLVKVHATGVNRGDLLQAAGHYPPPPGASEIMGLECAGEIADPGDTGRAKGEQVACLLAGGGYAEYVAVPEGQLMSIPQGLSTTEAAAIVEVACTVHSNMQLAGLKAGDTLLIHGGAGGIGTFAIQYAKALGVTVAVTAGSQEKLQLCEELGADILINYKEEDFAEVMKNKCDVILDIMGAKYLEQNIKALAMDGHLVIIGMQGGVKGELNIGRLLTKRGSISATALRARDLADKARIVADTEKTVWPMIADGRVKHQLSTTVPLDQAAEAHRLLKEGEVTGKIVLTVA